The proteins below are encoded in one region of Clostridium fermenticellae:
- a CDS encoding NADH-quinone oxidoreductase subunit NuoF, translated as MDQKKTINVCCGTGCLAKDSMAVYNEFKNITEKLGVNAEVKTKFELKATGCDGLCEKGPVIKIYPDDIAYFKVRVQDVEDIVKKTLINGEIIENLLYFETSTKERLKNHKQSEFCKRQYKVALRNVGEIDPTSIDDYIERGGYKALKHAISEMKPEDVLHEISISGLRGRGGAGFPTGRKWQTATDIDTNPKYVVCNGDEGDPGAFMDRSVMEGDPHSVIEGMTLCAYAIHANHGFAYVRDEYGLAIENLQKAIDVAVENNLLGNNVLGTEFSFDIQIVRGGGAFVCGESTALMASIEGKVGEPRAKYIHTTEKGLWGQPTVLNNVETWANVPIIIQKGGSWYNTIGNMEKSKGTKVFSLVGKVKNTGLVEVPMGTTLREIIFDIGGGVLNDRKFKAVQIGGPSGGCLPEKYLDLPVDYDTLKAADSMMGSGGMIVMDDRTCIVDVTKYYLSFLAEESCGKCVPCREGVKRMLEIVTDICEGKGRNGDIEELLEICSMVSQAALCGLGKSAPNPVLAAIRYFRDEFEEHIRDKRCRAGVCKKLTTFTIDSNKCVGCDLCRKNCPVDAISGDVKKPHKIDAQKCVRCGNCINICKFNAVKVK; from the coding sequence ATGGACCAAAAGAAAACTATTAATGTATGTTGTGGGACAGGTTGCTTGGCAAAAGATAGTATGGCAGTTTACAATGAATTTAAAAATATAACAGAAAAATTGGGAGTCAATGCAGAAGTAAAAACTAAATTTGAGTTAAAAGCAACCGGCTGTGATGGACTTTGTGAAAAAGGGCCTGTTATAAAAATATATCCGGATGATATAGCTTATTTTAAAGTTAGAGTTCAAGATGTAGAAGATATAGTAAAAAAGACTTTGATAAATGGAGAAATTATTGAAAATTTATTGTACTTTGAAACTTCTACTAAAGAGAGACTTAAAAATCATAAACAAAGTGAATTTTGCAAAAGACAATATAAGGTTGCACTTAGAAATGTTGGAGAAATAGACCCTACAAGTATAGATGATTATATTGAAAGAGGAGGATATAAAGCTTTAAAACATGCCATTTCTGAAATGAAACCTGAGGATGTATTGCATGAAATATCAATTTCAGGACTAAGAGGAAGAGGTGGAGCTGGATTTCCTACCGGTCGTAAATGGCAGACTGCTACTGATATTGACACTAATCCTAAGTATGTAGTATGTAATGGTGATGAAGGTGATCCAGGTGCATTTATGGATAGGAGTGTTATGGAAGGTGACCCCCATAGTGTTATTGAAGGCATGACTTTATGTGCGTATGCAATTCATGCTAACCATGGTTTTGCATATGTAAGAGATGAATATGGATTAGCTATAGAAAATTTACAGAAAGCTATAGATGTAGCTGTAGAAAATAATTTATTAGGAAATAATGTACTTGGAACGGAATTTTCTTTTGATATTCAGATAGTAAGAGGTGGAGGAGCATTTGTGTGCGGTGAATCTACAGCGCTTATGGCATCAATAGAAGGAAAAGTTGGAGAACCTAGAGCAAAGTATATCCATACTACAGAGAAAGGATTATGGGGACAGCCAACAGTGTTAAATAATGTTGAAACGTGGGCCAATGTACCTATAATAATTCAAAAAGGTGGCAGCTGGTATAATACTATAGGAAATATGGAAAAAAGTAAAGGAACAAAGGTGTTTTCTTTAGTTGGAAAGGTCAAAAATACTGGACTTGTAGAAGTTCCTATGGGTACAACCTTAAGGGAAATAATATTTGATATAGGTGGCGGAGTATTAAATGATAGAAAGTTTAAAGCCGTTCAAATAGGCGGGCCATCAGGAGGATGTTTACCTGAAAAGTATCTGGATCTTCCAGTTGATTATGACACTCTTAAAGCAGCTGATTCAATGATGGGATCAGGTGGAATGATTGTAATGGATGATAGAACCTGTATCGTAGATGTTACAAAATACTATCTGAGTTTTTTAGCAGAAGAATCATGCGGAAAGTGTGTTCCTTGCAGAGAAGGTGTTAAGAGAATGCTTGAAATAGTTACAGATATCTGTGAAGGAAAGGGAAGAAATGGAGATATAGAAGAATTACTTGAAATATGCTCTATGGTAAGCCAGGCAGCATTATGTGGACTTGGAAAGAGTGCTCCAAATCCTGTCTTAGCTGCTATAAGATATTTTAGAGATGAATTTGAAGAGCATATTCGTGATAAGAGATGTCGCGCAGGAGTATGCAAGAAATTGACAACCTTTACAATAGATTCTAACAAATGTGTAGGTTGTGACTTGTGCAGAAAAAATTGTCCTGTGGATGCTATATCTGGTGATGTTAAAAAGCCTCACAAAATAGATGCTCAGAAGTGTGTAAGATGTGGTAACTGTATTAATATATGTAAGTTTAATGCAGTCAAAGTGAAATAA
- the polA gene encoding DNA polymerase I, with product MSKQRLLVLDGNSIMNRTFYALPPLTNSEGIHTNAVYGFITMLLKMKEEIKPDYIVCAFDKKAPTFRHNEYKDYKAGRKKMPPELAEQFPIIKDIFNLLSINIFEIDGFEADDIIGTISTFADNNGIEVYIVTGDRDALQLARNDVKVVITKKGVSEKEIYDKNRMIDEFGVTPTQYIDVKGLMGDKSDNIPGVPGIGEKTAFKLIKEYKSIENVLTNIDNIKGNKLKENLRQYSEQAIFSKKLATIVTDVPIEINLSDIKSDDRYDEGALKKLFIKLQFRSLLEKIIPTEKITESELKFKLVSDLQKLESSAQKILDAAKKDENLYITFKIMDENIYSKSCIDKIFINIGDLSYIMNVKDIYDASANSTVMILRTIFEDVNIKKISYDVKLPIIVLKKMGIDFNGIDFDTKIAAYLVDSSRGKYDFETVIEDYLAISVDGEDDKADLKRTILLKELYRVLKDNIDQKNMHELLYDMEQPLINVLASMEAQGFMVDRDKLVELEDKFKIEIDESKKEIYSMADEEFNINSPKQLGKILFEKLDLPVIKKTKTGYSTNADVLEKLYDKHPIIEKIIYYRQLTKLYSTYIEGLKAVIDTDNKIHSSFNQTVTTTGRLSSTEPNLQNIPVKYEMGKEIRKIFIPEDDSVILSADYSQIELRVLAHIANDNNLIDAFLHHSDIHTKTASEVFNVPIDEVTHTQRSNAKAVNFGIVYGIGDFSLAKDLKISRKEARDYIDKYFERYPGVKEYLDNIIEKAQKQSYVTTILNRRRSIQEINSSNKMVREFGKRLAMNTPIQGSAADIIKIAMVNVYDKLNEQGLKSRLILQVHDELILNVYRNEIGIVKNLVKNEMENAIKLSVPLEVDINIGDSWYDTK from the coding sequence ATGTCAAAACAAAGATTACTAGTACTTGACGGTAATAGTATTATGAACAGAACATTTTATGCACTTCCACCACTAACTAATTCTGAAGGAATACATACTAATGCCGTATATGGATTTATTACGATGCTGCTTAAAATGAAAGAAGAGATAAAGCCTGATTATATAGTATGTGCTTTTGATAAAAAAGCACCAACATTCAGACATAATGAATATAAAGATTATAAGGCTGGTAGAAAAAAGATGCCTCCTGAATTAGCAGAGCAATTTCCTATAATTAAAGATATATTCAATTTGCTTTCTATAAATATATTTGAAATAGATGGTTTTGAAGCAGATGATATAATAGGAACTATTTCTACATTTGCAGATAATAATGGTATAGAGGTATACATAGTTACAGGTGATAGAGATGCGCTTCAACTTGCAAGGAATGATGTCAAAGTTGTGATAACTAAAAAAGGAGTTAGCGAAAAAGAAATATACGATAAAAACAGAATGATAGATGAATTTGGAGTGACACCTACTCAATATATAGATGTTAAAGGGCTAATGGGTGATAAGTCGGATAATATACCTGGAGTTCCAGGAATAGGTGAAAAGACAGCATTTAAATTGATAAAAGAATATAAAAGTATAGAAAATGTACTTACTAATATTGATAACATAAAGGGAAACAAGTTAAAAGAGAACCTAAGACAGTATAGTGAACAGGCAATATTCAGTAAAAAACTTGCTACCATTGTAACAGATGTTCCTATAGAGATTAATCTTTCTGATATAAAATCAGATGATAGATATGATGAAGGTGCTCTTAAAAAACTATTTATAAAACTTCAATTTAGATCTTTACTTGAAAAGATAATACCAACTGAAAAGATAACAGAGAGTGAATTAAAGTTTAAATTAGTAAGCGATTTACAAAAATTGGAGAGTTCTGCACAAAAAATATTGGATGCAGCTAAAAAAGATGAGAATTTATACATTACATTTAAAATTATGGATGAAAATATATATTCTAAAAGCTGTATAGATAAAATATTTATAAATATAGGTGACTTAAGCTATATTATGAATGTTAAGGATATTTATGATGCCTCCGCTAACTCAACAGTTATGATATTGAGAACTATCTTTGAGGACGTTAATATTAAGAAGATTAGTTATGATGTCAAACTTCCTATTATAGTTTTGAAAAAGATGGGTATAGATTTTAATGGTATAGACTTTGATACTAAAATAGCTGCTTATTTAGTGGATTCCTCAAGGGGAAAATATGATTTTGAAACTGTGATAGAAGATTATTTGGCTATCTCTGTAGATGGAGAAGATGATAAGGCTGATTTAAAAAGAACAATTCTGCTTAAAGAGCTTTATAGAGTACTTAAAGATAATATAGATCAAAAGAATATGCATGAACTGCTGTATGATATGGAACAGCCTCTTATAAATGTACTTGCATCGATGGAGGCTCAGGGATTTATGGTTGATAGAGATAAGCTTGTAGAACTTGAAGATAAGTTTAAAATTGAAATTGATGAGTCTAAAAAAGAGATTTATTCTATGGCAGATGAGGAGTTTAATATAAATTCTCCAAAGCAATTAGGAAAAATCTTATTTGAAAAACTCGATTTGCCGGTTATAAAGAAAACTAAAACTGGATATTCAACAAATGCAGATGTATTGGAAAAACTTTATGATAAGCATCCTATAATAGAAAAAATAATATATTATAGACAACTTACAAAACTATATTCTACATATATAGAGGGACTTAAGGCTGTAATTGATACAGATAATAAGATTCATTCAAGTTTTAATCAAACGGTAACAACAACAGGCAGGCTCTCGAGTACAGAACCAAATTTGCAGAATATACCGGTAAAATATGAGATGGGTAAGGAGATAAGAAAAATATTTATCCCTGAAGATGACTCGGTTATATTGTCAGCTGACTATTCACAAATAGAACTGAGGGTTCTTGCACATATAGCGAATGATAATAATCTAATAGATGCATTTTTACATCATAGTGATATTCACACAAAAACAGCATCTGAAGTGTTTAATGTTCCTATAGATGAAGTAACGCATACTCAGAGAAGTAATGCTAAAGCCGTAAATTTTGGTATAGTTTATGGTATAGGAGATTTCAGTCTTGCCAAAGATCTGAAAATAAGTAGAAAAGAGGCCAGGGATTATATTGATAAATATTTTGAGAGATACCCTGGTGTAAAAGAATATCTAGACAATATTATAGAAAAGGCTCAAAAACAGTCATATGTAACTACAATTTTAAATAGGAGAAGAAGCATACAAGAAATTAATTCATCAAATAAAATGGTGAGAGAATTTGGTAAGAGATTGGCAATGAACACACCTATACAGGGAAGTGCGGCTGATATAATAAAAATAGCAATGGTAAATGTGTATGACAAGTTGAATGAACAGGGACTTAAAAGTAGGTTGATTCTTCAAGTTCATGATGAATTGATATTGAATGTGTACAGGAATGAAATTGGGATTGTTAAAAACTTAGTTAAGAACGAAATGGAGAATGCTATAAAATTAAGTGTGCCTTTAGAGGTGGATATAAATATAGGAGATAGTTGGTATGATACAAAGTAA
- a CDS encoding 4Fe-4S dicluster domain-containing protein, with the protein MKLELNPFVLVDPKKCINCRSCEVACAASHRENGCGSTVGNMDTPIVPRAFIVKNKEYSIRIQCRQCEDSPCAQVCPTEAITYEDENIIVNQKLCIGCKTCTIVCPIGAVDLMPKFEGKSIDGGINRKLKLIAYKCDLCKNAGGEPNCVKACPEDALRIVNPEEDKKDHNIKAALELMSDNGL; encoded by the coding sequence ATGAAATTAGAACTTAATCCTTTTGTTTTGGTAGATCCGAAAAAATGTATAAATTGTCGTTCATGCGAAGTAGCTTGTGCTGCAAGTCATAGAGAAAATGGATGTGGATCTACAGTAGGCAATATGGATACACCAATTGTCCCAAGAGCGTTTATTGTCAAAAATAAAGAGTATAGCATAAGAATTCAATGTAGACAATGTGAGGATTCACCTTGTGCACAAGTATGCCCAACAGAAGCTATTACCTATGAGGATGAAAATATAATAGTAAATCAAAAGTTATGTATAGGTTGTAAAACTTGTACGATTGTATGTCCAATAGGTGCAGTAGATTTAATGCCTAAATTTGAAGGAAAATCAATTGATGGTGGAATAAATAGAAAATTAAAGTTGATAGCATATAAGTGTGATTTATGCAAAAATGCCGGTGGGGAGCCTAATTGTGTAAAAGCATGTCCTGAAGATGCTTTAAGAATAGTAAATCCTGAAGAAGATAAGAAAGATCATAATATTAAAGCTGCATTAGAGCTTATGTCGGATAACGGTTTATAA
- a CDS encoding lytic transglycosylase domain-containing protein, protein MKKVIRILILILFVVALIFGKNIAMCFFPLKYSDYIIKYSKVYNIDPYLAAAVVKTESNFDEYAISNKDAYGLMQITPDTARWAAQKMNIYGFTMNMLMTPEFNIKMGCWYINDLNGEFNGNINVMLAAYNGGRGNVKKWLKQKEHSNDGKNLDYIPFKETNKYVKKVKMNYTIYKYLYKDKLKK, encoded by the coding sequence TTGAAAAAGGTAATAAGGATATTAATCTTAATTTTATTTGTAGTAGCGTTGATATTTGGGAAAAATATAGCAATGTGCTTTTTTCCGTTAAAGTATTCAGATTATATCATCAAATATTCAAAAGTGTATAATATAGATCCATATTTGGCAGCGGCAGTTGTAAAGACTGAGAGTAATTTTGATGAGTATGCAATATCTAATAAGGATGCATATGGTCTTATGCAAATTACCCCAGATACAGCTAGGTGGGCTGCTCAAAAAATGAATATCTATGGATTCACGATGAATATGCTGATGACACCTGAATTTAATATAAAAATGGGATGTTGGTATATAAATGACTTAAATGGTGAATTTAATGGAAATATTAATGTTATGCTTGCTGCATATAATGGCGGGAGAGGAAATGTAAAAAAATGGTTAAAACAAAAAGAACATTCTAATGACGGAAAAAATTTGGATTACATACCCTTTAAAGAAACTAATAAATATGTTAAAAAGGTAAAGATGAATTATACAATATATAAATATCTATATAAAGATAAACTTAAAAAGTAA
- the coaE gene encoding dephospho-CoA kinase (Dephospho-CoA kinase (CoaE) performs the final step in coenzyme A biosynthesis.): protein MLKIGLTGGIGSGKSTVSKMLSDMGFCILDADKIAREVFEIYPEILVDVKKKFGNNFFDKNNELKRKEFGNYIFQNKDERKKYENIIIPFIRKESFLRLDKCEMSGEKVCVFDAPTLIENNFHKYMDINLLVWVNFNTQIERVKKRDGLSYKEVLNRINSQMTLEEKRKFVNYIIDNSSSVVQTRDNLYIVLNKIGIKLKGVKCLKTSGTE, encoded by the coding sequence ATGCTTAAAATTGGGCTTACAGGTGGCATTGGAAGCGGAAAGAGCACTGTTTCCAAAATGCTTTCCGATATGGGGTTCTGCATCCTAGACGCAGATAAGATAGCAAGAGAAGTTTTTGAGATTTATCCTGAAATACTTGTAGATGTAAAAAAGAAATTCGGAAATAATTTTTTTGATAAGAACAATGAATTAAAAAGGAAGGAATTCGGAAATTATATTTTTCAAAATAAAGATGAGAGAAAAAAATATGAAAATATAATAATACCTTTTATAAGAAAAGAATCGTTTTTAAGATTAGATAAATGTGAGATGTCAGGGGAAAAAGTATGTGTTTTTGATGCACCTACATTAATAGAAAATAATTTTCATAAGTATATGGATATAAATTTACTTGTATGGGTAAATTTTAATACCCAAATAGAAAGAGTTAAAAAAAGAGATGGGCTTTCATATAAAGAGGTTTTAAATAGAATAAATTCTCAAATGACTTTAGAAGAAAAGAGAAAATTCGTGAATTATATTATAGATAATTCAAGTAGTGTAGTACAGACGAGAGATAATTTATATATTGTACTAAATAAAATTGGTATAAAACTTAAGGGGGTGAAGTGCCTTAAAACATCAGGCACAGAGTAA
- a CDS encoding 2Fe-2S iron-sulfur cluster-binding protein has product MNIIIDGKHCECEKGEFILQIARRNNIYIPTLCHSDALSGIGSCRLCMVEVIDRGRSKVVTACLFPVAKEVEVVTNSDKIKRIRKNVVMLLKARCPENKEIDDLAKYFDVDEHRVQRFKLDKTENCVLCGLCTRACNKLGAGAISTVNRGIYKDVSTPYNEISPECIGCESCANVCPTNAIKVTKKDNELEIWGKKFKMIKCSACGRYFATEEHIKFAYKKAGMKIDLNKVMCDKCKREKSSKQIAKIYKDYNI; this is encoded by the coding sequence ATGAATATAATTATAGACGGAAAACATTGCGAGTGTGAAAAGGGAGAATTTATTCTTCAAATTGCAAGAAGAAATAATATATATATACCCACGCTATGTCATAGTGATGCACTGTCTGGAATTGGAAGTTGTAGATTATGTATGGTAGAGGTTATAGACAGAGGACGTTCGAAGGTTGTTACAGCTTGCTTATTCCCTGTAGCTAAAGAGGTAGAAGTTGTTACAAACTCTGATAAAATAAAAAGAATAAGAAAAAATGTGGTTATGCTTCTTAAAGCAAGATGTCCAGAAAATAAAGAAATTGATGACCTGGCAAAGTATTTTGATGTGGACGAACATAGAGTTCAGAGATTTAAACTAGATAAGACAGAAAACTGTGTATTATGTGGACTTTGTACAAGAGCCTGCAATAAACTCGGAGCAGGAGCTATATCAACTGTAAACAGAGGTATATATAAAGATGTATCAACCCCATATAATGAGATTTCACCGGAGTGTATTGGATGTGAATCATGTGCCAATGTATGCCCAACTAATGCCATAAAGGTAACTAAAAAGGACAATGAATTAGAAATTTGGGGTAAAAAATTTAAGATGATAAAATGCAGTGCTTGTGGTAGATATTTTGCTACAGAGGAGCATATTAAATTTGCATATAAAAAAGCAGGTATGAAAATTGATTTAAATAAGGTTATGTGCGATAAGTGTAAAAGAGAAAAAAGTTCCAAACAAATTGCAAAGATATACAAAGATTATAATATTTAG
- a CDS encoding cupin domain-containing protein — protein sequence MIIKSNEVKLKNIDDGISKKVISHGGSLMGVEFHFLRGAVKGIHFHKNEQLSYILKGSFEVQLEGKKEILRVGDSCYVKSNASHGILALEDSIVLNVFTPQVNAIY from the coding sequence ATGATTATAAAAAGTAATGAGGTTAAACTTAAAAATATAGATGATGGAATTTCAAAAAAGGTTATTTCTCATGGGGGAAGTTTAATGGGAGTAGAATTTCATTTCTTGAGGGGGGCAGTTAAAGGGATACATTTTCATAAAAATGAACAATTAAGTTATATATTAAAAGGAAGTTTTGAGGTTCAACTTGAAGGCAAAAAGGAAATACTTAGAGTTGGTGATAGTTGTTATGTCAAGTCTAATGCTAGTCATGGTATTTTAGCACTTGAGGATTCGATTGTTTTAAATGTATTTACACCACAAGTAAATGCAATTTATTGA
- the nuoE gene encoding NADH-quinone oxidoreductase subunit NuoE has translation MDTVQKKNDTSNLDGMDVIQKYPKEQRFTLAILQDIQRKYKYIPRDSIEALAKYLDTPVSRLYGMATFYKALSLTPKGKYIITVCDGTACHVAGSMVIFDELEKHLGIKPGETTEDLMFSINTVNCIGCCAIAPVMMINDKYYGNLTPKMIKEIIDNYRGEK, from the coding sequence ATGGATACTGTACAGAAAAAAAATGACACCAGTAATTTAGATGGAATGGATGTTATACAAAAATATCCTAAAGAGCAAAGGTTTACTTTAGCTATTTTACAGGATATACAGAGGAAATATAAATACATTCCTCGTGATTCAATAGAAGCGTTAGCAAAATATCTAGATACACCCGTAAGCAGGCTTTATGGTATGGCTACTTTTTACAAGGCTCTGAGTCTTACACCGAAAGGAAAGTATATTATAACTGTTTGTGATGGAACGGCATGTCACGTAGCTGGATCTATGGTCATTTTTGATGAATTAGAAAAACATTTGGGAATAAAACCAGGTGAAACCACAGAGGATCTTATGTTTTCAATCAATACCGTCAATTGTATTGGCTGTTGTGCTATAGCTCCTGTCATGATGATCAATGACAAATATTACGGAAATTTGACGCCTAAAATGATAAAAGAAATTATTGATAATTATAGAGGTGAAAAATAA
- a CDS encoding amino acid permease: protein MGERNALNENLERGLEERHIQLIALGGAIGVGLFLGSATAIQTAGPAILLVYAIAGLMIFFVMRALGELAIAYPVSGSFSAYASEFINPLMGYLTGWTYWFMWIVTCMAEVTAVGVYVRFWIPSMPQWIPALAAVIIMTAVNLIAVKAYGEFEFWFALIKVVTIIAMIILGLLMIIFGLGNGGKPIGISNLWTNGGFFPKGISGPVMSVVMVAFAYLGIELIGVTAGEAKNPEKTISSAINKVLWRILIFYIGALTVIMAIYPWNQLGTIGSPFVLTFSKLGIGAAAGIINFVVLTAALSSCNSGIFSTGRMLYNLSLQGVAPKRFGQLSKSHVPMFGIIISACFLLVGVLLNYVVPEKVFTYVTSVATFGAIWVWGTILVCQMKFRKRLSPDQVKELKFPTIAFPYANWISLFFLAFVIIVMMFNHDTLMSLAVAPVWFGILLIAYYAFGFNRKFTKK from the coding sequence ATGGGAGAGAGAAATGCATTAAATGAAAATCTTGAACGTGGCCTTGAAGAAAGACACATTCAATTGATTGCACTTGGTGGAGCAATTGGAGTTGGACTATTTTTAGGTTCTGCAACTGCTATTCAAACTGCCGGACCAGCAATTCTTCTAGTATATGCGATAGCTGGACTTATGATTTTTTTCGTTATGAGAGCACTTGGAGAATTGGCAATTGCATATCCTGTTTCAGGATCATTCAGTGCATATGCCAGTGAATTTATTAATCCACTTATGGGATATTTAACCGGGTGGACTTATTGGTTTATGTGGATTGTAACATGTATGGCTGAGGTTACTGCAGTAGGAGTTTATGTAAGATTTTGGATACCGTCTATGCCTCAATGGATACCTGCTCTTGCAGCAGTTATAATAATGACAGCGGTAAATTTGATTGCAGTAAAAGCCTATGGAGAATTTGAATTTTGGTTTGCATTAATTAAGGTTGTTACGATTATTGCCATGATAATATTAGGATTATTAATGATAATATTTGGACTTGGAAATGGTGGTAAACCAATAGGAATTTCTAATTTGTGGACAAATGGTGGATTTTTCCCTAAAGGAATAAGTGGCCCTGTTATGTCGGTTGTTATGGTTGCATTTGCATATCTTGGTATAGAACTTATCGGAGTTACAGCAGGTGAGGCAAAGAATCCTGAAAAAACAATATCTTCAGCTATTAATAAGGTTCTATGGAGAATACTTATATTCTATATAGGTGCACTTACAGTAATAATGGCAATTTATCCATGGAATCAGTTAGGAACAATAGGAAGTCCTTTTGTTTTAACTTTTAGCAAACTTGGAATTGGCGCAGCTGCAGGAATAATAAATTTCGTTGTATTAACAGCAGCATTGTCCTCATGCAATAGTGGTATTTTTAGTACAGGTCGTATGCTGTATAATCTTTCTTTACAAGGTGTTGCACCAAAAAGATTTGGACAATTAAGTAAATCACATGTTCCAATGTTTGGAATAATAATCTCGGCATGTTTCTTACTAGTTGGTGTATTACTTAATTATGTTGTTCCTGAAAAAGTATTTACTTATGTAACAAGTGTTGCAACATTTGGAGCAATTTGGGTATGGGGAACAATATTAGTATGTCAGATGAAATTTAGAAAGAGGCTTTCTCCTGATCAGGTAAAAGAATTGAAATTCCCTACAATTGCATTTCCATATGCAAATTGGATAAGCTTATTCTTCCTGGCATTTGTAATTATTGTAATGATGTTTAACCATGATACGCTTATGTCCCTTGCTGTTGCACCAGTATGGTTTGGAATTTTACTTATAGCATACTATGCATTTGGTTTTAACAGGAAATTTACTAAAAAATAA